One segment of Massilia sp. Se16.2.3 DNA contains the following:
- a CDS encoding MerR family transcriptional regulator — MLLKIGELAKRTGLTVRTLHHYDDIKLLSPSARSDAGYRLYNEADLARLHRILALRGFGMALADIASYLTGTDLPLAAIVDRQIAVLSSQIDGASRLRMRLQRLRGQLADRQEPDPADWLTTLEQMTMYDNYFTKDELEQLPLYQRLDEVEGEWKALVAEVRGLLDGGVAPNDPRARELAQRWMAMVNRDTAANPVLFAKLNAMHEQEAAVQERTGITPAVMAFVQAASKENQLAVFARYLDEEELAFMRANFGKRASEWPPLFARVRTAMDAGCAPDSPEGQALAREWYGLFRSFAGDDPATQRKIRQALENEPALQVGGMVDARMRGFIRAGLESLRAS; from the coding sequence ATGCTGTTGAAAATTGGCGAACTGGCAAAACGCACCGGCCTGACGGTGCGCACGCTGCACCATTACGACGACATCAAACTGCTGTCCCCTTCGGCGCGTTCCGATGCCGGCTACCGGCTGTATAACGAGGCCGACCTCGCCCGGCTGCACCGCATCCTGGCATTGCGCGGCTTCGGCATGGCGCTGGCCGACATCGCGAGCTATCTCACCGGAACCGACCTGCCGCTGGCTGCCATCGTCGATCGCCAGATCGCCGTATTGAGCAGCCAGATCGACGGCGCCAGCCGCCTGCGTATGCGTTTGCAACGCCTGCGAGGGCAGCTCGCCGACCGGCAGGAACCGGATCCGGCCGACTGGTTGACAACCCTGGAGCAGATGACGATGTACGACAACTATTTTACGAAGGACGAACTGGAGCAATTGCCGCTGTATCAGCGGCTCGATGAGGTCGAGGGCGAATGGAAGGCGCTCGTGGCCGAGGTGCGCGGCTTGCTCGATGGCGGCGTGGCACCAAACGACCCTCGCGCAAGGGAACTGGCGCAACGCTGGATGGCGATGGTCAACCGCGACACGGCGGCCAATCCGGTCCTGTTCGCCAAACTGAATGCGATGCACGAGCAGGAAGCCGCGGTGCAGGAGCGTACCGGGATCACGCCTGCCGTGATGGCTTTCGTGCAAGCGGCCTCCAAGGAGAACCAGCTGGCTGTCTTCGCTCGCTATCTGGATGAGGAAGAGCTGGCCTTCATGCGCGCCAACTTTGGCAAACGCGCCAGCGAGTGGCCGCCGCTGTTCGCCCGCGTGCGCACGGCGATGGATGCGGGATGTGCACCCGACTCGCCGGAAGGGCAGGCGCTGGCACGGGAGTGGTATGGCCTGTTCCGCTCGTTTGCGGGAGACGATCCGGCAACGCAACGCAAGATTCGCCAGGCGCTGGAGAACGAGCCGGCGCTGCAGGTGGGCGGGATGGTGGATGCGCGCATGCGCGGGTTTATCCGGGCGGGGCTGGAGTCCTTGCGGGCAAGTTAG